One Silene latifolia isolate original U9 population chromosome 4, ASM4854445v1, whole genome shotgun sequence DNA segment encodes these proteins:
- the LOC141653389 gene encoding tetraspanin-8-like, which translates to MAKLSNIVITTLNLITTVLSLVAIAIFVYLHFINGSPTHCQRMVEWPVLIMGLTLLVISLMGLIGSSCRISSLLWIYLVVLVALILGWFIFTAFVFFVTNKGVGQAVSGVGYKEYKIGDYSHWLQKHVVNGKNWDEIRSCLVDAKVCKSLDVVYDKHGDDFLKFHLSPIQSSCCKPPTSCGFTPKNATYWETPKTGPATSDPDCQAWNNDQKKLCYDCKTCKGGVLANLRKEWRNFLIVNVIIIVFLFVVYMVGCCAVRNSHRLPKYRPTYP; encoded by the exons ATGGCAAAACTAAGCAACATTGTGATCACAACCCTGAATCTCATAACAACAGTATTATCACTCGTAGCGATAGCGATATTCGTCTACCTTCACTTCATCAATGGAAGCCCTACTCATTGTCAAAGAATGGTTGAATGGCCTGTCCTCATTATGGGACTTACCCTCTTGGTTATATCATTAATGGGGTTGATCGGTTCGAGTTGTCGAATTTCTTCACTTTTATGGATATACTTGGTTGTACTTGTGGCTTTGATATTAGGGTGGTTTATATTTACTGCATTTGTGTTTTTTGTGACTAATAAAGGTGTTGGACAGGCGGTATCGGGTGTCGGGTATAAGGAGTATAAGATTGGAGATTACTCCCATTGGTTGCAAAAACATGTTGTGAATGGGAAGAATTGGGATGAGATTAGGAGTTGTTTGGTTGATGCTAAAGTTTGTAAATCTCTTGATGTTGTTTATGATAAACATGGGGATGATTTTCTCAAGTTTCATTTGTCTCCTATTCAG TCAAGTTGTTGCAAACCACCAACATCCTGTGGATTCACCCCAAAGAATGCAACTTACTGGGAGACCCCGAAAACAGGTCCGGCGACATCGGATCCGGACTGCCAAGCATGGAACAATGACCAAAAGAAGTTGTGTTATGATTGTAAGACATGCAAGGGAGGAGTACTAGCAAACCTAAGGAAGGAATGGAGGAACTTCTTGATCGTAAATGTGATAATAATAGTGTTTTTATTTGTCGTGTATATGGTGGGTTGTTGTGCTGTTCGTAACAGCCATCGTCTTCCTAAGTATAGGCCGACTTACCCTTGA
- the LOC141653387 gene encoding protein MIS12 homolog, whose protein sequence is MEGSESEEVFEEFNLKPQFFVNEALDHVDDLIEGAFDHFHQEALKLLNTDGTDRSEDIKSGVNYVRNTVQASLDKRLLLWQQFCLRQCFAVPSGFTLPPENEASGDDAMDQDDLSDEQMDAQLDSLRSKLAEAGKECSQLDQELKQLETSSALANRCASAVNEALQLYDNSSAQEVFQELLRVGSELRQKMDQLKTKQKEDAEHNGPIANGGLSNLKSDTLQEFIAEMNF, encoded by the exons ATGGAAGGTAGCGAAAGCGAAGAGGTGTTTGAGGAATTCAATCTCAAACCCCAATTCTTCGTCAACGAAGCCCTAGATCATGTCGACGATTTGATCGAGGGCGCTTTCGATCATTTTCATCA GGAAGCTTTGAAATTATTGAACACAGACGGCACTGACAGATCCGAGGATATCAAATCG GGTGTTAATTATGTCCGCAATACAGTTCAAGCATCTTTGGATAAGCGTCTCCTTCTGTGGCAACAGTTTTGTCTTCGTCAATGTTTCGCTGTGCCTAGTGGATTTACATTACCTCCCGAG AATGAAGCATCTGGTGATGATGCCATGGACCAAGATGATTTGAGTGATGAGCAGATGGATGCACAACTTGATTCATTAAGGAGCAAGCTTGCTGAG GCTGGGAAAGAGTGTTCGCAGTTGGACCAAGAACTTAAGCAATTGGAGACATCATCTGCTTTGGCCAACCGCTGTGCCTCAGCAGTGAATGAAGCATTGCAGTTGTACGATAATAGTTCTGCACAGGAAGTGTTTCAAG AGTTACTGAGAGTTGGGTCTGAACTCCGCCAAAAAATGGACCAGTTGAAGACTAAACAGAAAGAAGATGCGGAGCATAACGGACCAATTGCAAATGGAG GTTTGTCCAATTTGAAGTCGGATACTCTTCAGGAGTTTATAGCTGAGATGAACTTTTGA